One Dama dama isolate Ldn47 chromosome 18, ASM3311817v1, whole genome shotgun sequence DNA window includes the following coding sequences:
- the LOC133073102 gene encoding basic salivary proline-rich protein 2-like → MPEELHRKHPHEKQTGSKASKGGRHTELLPAPPFRGFMKTSRHYYISPPAPAGQKGALSPAEKTEAAGDRLVRAGLGDAGLRDAGLRDGFPRKCQQARPPESGLRAPSRPPRPRAEPARSRGGGVGPNPPARSPRPLSRPLSGPGVTAPDSRRAPPRHSPSFVCECALGAEVPSTCVRPVPPGRSRRRAAPHKGDRGSGGRAAPGTGAPPTRPRRLGRGWRARGPPPTLRSAPARAPASGAPRESPLGGGGNYPDRLSGSGDVPPPPPHAELRSPADRPARQRAAPIGGTRGGLLSNHRARRARRRRASPTLRRPRDSAGPGRRRVRAGGQALRDAAARVEAPRRLFVLFAERPAPLMKAAGPALGEEGPPEPDSPNRGREGGLGGVAGTGRRAGRRARSAWREPPPRCSRAGGAGRGRKPSLNQFKTRGW, encoded by the exons ATGCCTGAAGAGCTTCACAGAAAACACCCCCATGAGAAGCAGACCGGGAGCAAGGCGTCCAAGGGAGGCAGGCACACGGAGCTGCTGCCTGCGCCCCCATTCAGGGGATTCATGAAAACGAGCAGACACTACTACATATCACCGCCCGCCCCAGCTGGGCAGAAGGGTGCCCTG AGCCCCGCCGAGAAGACGGAGGCGGCCGGGGACCGCCTGGTCCGAGCGGGGCTCGGGGACGCGGGGCTCCGGGACGCGGGGCTCCGGGACGGCTTTCCGCGGAAATGTCAGCAAGCGCGGCCGCCCGAGTCCGGTCTCCGCGCGCCATCCCGGCCCCCGCGGCCCCGGGCCGAGCCTGCGCGCTCGCGGGGAGGGGGCGTGGGGCCGAACCCGCCCGCCCGCTCCCCACGCCCCCTCTCCCGCCCGCTGTCAGGCCCCGGTGTCACTGCCCCTGACTCGCGCCGAGCTCCCCCGAGACACAGTCCGTCCTTTGTCTGTGAGTGCGCACTCGGCGCCGAGGTCCCATCAACTTGTGTGCGTCCCGTCCCACCCGGGCGCTCCCGCCGCCGCGCCGCTCCACACAAAGGAGACCGGGGCTCGGGCGGCCGGGCCGCCCCGGGCACCGGAGCGCCCCCAACCCGGCCCCGGCGCCTCGGGAGGGGCTGGCGCGCAAGgggaccaccccccaccctccgcTCGGCGCCCGCCCGGGCTCCCGCCTCAG GGGCACCCCGGGAAAGCCCgctcgggggtggggggaattaCCCGGACCGGCTGAGCGGCAGCGGGGAtgtcccgccgccgccgccccacGCCGAGCTCCGGAGCCCGGCCGACCGGCCGGCCCGACAGCG CGCCGCCCCGATTGGCGGGACGCGAGGCGGGCTCCTATCCAATCACAGGGCCCGCCGGGCTCGGAGGCGCCGAGCCAGCCCCACGCTGAGGCGCCCGCGGGACTCGGCGGGGCCGGGCCGGCGGCGCGTGCGCGCGGGCGGGCAGGCGCTGAGGGACGCTGCCGCCCGAGTGGAAGCGCCGCGCCGGCTCTTTGTTCTTTTCGCCGAACGCCCGGCGCCTCTCATGAAGGCGGCGGGTCCGGCGCTCGGGGAAGAAGGGCCTCCAGAGCCCGATTCCCCGAACCGCGGGCGGGAAGGCGGGCTGGGCGGGGTGGCGGGAACCGGCCGGAGGGCGGGACGGCGCGCTCGCAGCGCTTGGCGGGAACCGCCGCCTCGGTGTTCCCGGgccggaggggcggggcggggccgaaAGCCAAGTTTGAACCAGTTCAAAACTCGGGGGTGGTAA